CTATGTGCCTCACAGCAGTGGTTGTTCACATGGGAACTGGGTGCATTGTGTGACAAAGGCTGAGGAAATGCAGCGGAGTGTTGATGCAAATTTACATGGGGGTGCATGGGTGGGTATGGTGTAGTAGGGCAGCTGGGTCAGCAGCTGGGCAAAGGGCATAAAGGTAGGTATAGTTGCACAGTTGGATATTGTATGGCAGATCTGCCCAGCAGCTACAGCAGGTGAGCACCTTTAACAAAATTTACCCTGAACCCAAGGCCTAGGCTAGCAGGCTTGGAGTATTCTAGTCCTCAGGAGAACTCATGGGCTTGTCATACTGCTAGTAGGTTAGGTAGCAAGTGTCTGTGCAGCCTTGCCTAttgcaggtggctctgtgtttatgctgaatGTAGGGGAAGAAAATGGCCCCTGCCAGATCCGTTGTTTTCAGAGAAGTCCACCAACGTGTTCTGAAGTCAGTATGAATAGATCTATTTCCCATTTGCCACCAAGCATTTTGCaaaatgtcatttctattttGCCTTTCTGCTTAGGCTGCTGCGTCTTTAAGGATGGTGACCAAGGTATCACATCACTCACCCTTCAGTCTTATCCAGTGCTGATTCAGCAGACTTTTAATGCTCTACATTCAAagtgcattttctcatgtgcttgttggccatgtctatgtcttctttggtgaaatttctgtttatgtcttttgcccatttcataattggattgtttatttctttgctgttgagtttaatacttatttaaagatcttgcatactagccctttatctgatatgtcatttgcaaatatcttctcccattctgtaggttgtcttttagtttcttttgctgtgcagaagctttttattctgattaagtcccaatagttcatttttgcttttgtttcccttgccttcatagatgcatcttgcaagaagttgctgtggccaagttcaaaaagggtgttgcctgtgttctcctctaggattttgatggattcttgtctcacatttagatttttcatccactttgagtttatctttgggtatggtgtaagagaatggtctagtttttttcttctgcacgtggctgtccaattttcccagcaccatttattgaagagactgtcctttttccagtggatagtctttcctgctttgtggaatattagttgaccatagagttgaggggccatttctgggttctctattctgttgcattgatctatgtgtctgtttttgtgccaggaccacactttcttgatgatcacagctttatagtacaacttgaaatccggcattatgatgcccctggctctggttttctttttcaatattcccctggctattcagggtcttttctgattccacataaatctttttttttttttttactcttaaggCATTATTTATTAAAACGTTCTCTGCCAAGATTTCACATTAGCTTAAAATTCAAATCAGTCTTTACATTTCTCTACTGAGGACTCCACCTCAGTGTATGACATAAAAGCACCTTCTCCAGCAGCGAGTGTTACCAGCATCCACACAGTGAGCCTCATGGTCAGCCTCTCTGTTCCCCAGGTGACCCAACTAGATGTTAATCCTGCTCTGCTACAGGGTAAAAGCTCCTAACTCAAACTCATTGGAAAAGGGGTGAAACTTCTTCAAAGTGCACTTTAAGAAGAGGTACTGTTTGCTCATGAAAAGAAACCAGTGAGTTctctaagaataataaaagggGGTATTTTACAGTTAAGCACATGATTTGGAGTGAAGAATTCAGATGTTGCTCTGCTGGTCCAGGCTGTTAATACTCTTCTTGTTCCTCCTGTGGGCCCCCTTCATCAGGTATCACAAAGCCTTCATCTGTCGTATAGAGAACGTCCAGGATCCTCTGCAATACAGGGTTGTTTTCCCCTTCGTTCTCCTGGCAAATCAATTCAATGTTCCTTAGCTTTCCAAAGtagaaatctctctctttctccaagtcTTCAATGGTAAGTTTCAATACATTGACCTGCTGCATCAATTCAGCTGCTTCATCATCCCCGTTGCCCACACCAGGATTCTTTCGCACCACACCCCGGCCAGCCTTAGGAGTTGCAGTAGTTCTGTGTGTTGCAATGGACCTCTGTGGAGCTGCACTGCTAGAGCTGAGAGGTTTCTTCGGTTTGTTCAGAGCTGGAGCAACAAGGGAGGGAGCCACTGCAGTTTCTTGACTTTGTCTGGCAGCTACAGGGTCATAGTCTTTTCCATCATAGTTTGCATCAAAAAACTTCTTGAACCACTGAACAAATTCAAAATTGTCCTGAAACTTTCCTTTTACTAATTTGTCCACAGGAATTATTTTGTCAACACCCGTTCTCTTAAAACCTGCTTGTAGTATTTTGAAGTTCTGCATGTATTCATGAACTAGTTTAGCCtggaatttcactttcttcaaggCAGTGGAGCCAGTGAATAGCATGTCCATAAACTGACAATAGGCAGCCCCTGAGCACAACTGTTCAATCTTTGTCAGATTCAGCTGCAGGGACTCATTGATCCAGGCCAGCATATCTTGTTGACTTAGGTTATCACTGGTGACAGACATTGAGTATACCTTCACTGCCATC
The window above is part of the Vulpes lagopus strain Blue_001 chromosome X, ASM1834538v1, whole genome shotgun sequence genome. Proteins encoded here:
- the LOC121482360 gene encoding microtubule-associated protein RP/EB family member 1-like; this translates as MAVKVYSMSVTSDNLSQQDMLAWINESLQLNLTKIEQLCSGAAYCQFMDMLFTGSTALKKVKFQAKLVHEYMQNFKILQAGFKRTGVDKIIPVDKLVKGKFQDNFEFVQWFKKFFDANYDGKDYDPVAARQSQETAVAPSLVAPALNKPKKPLSSSSAAPQRSIATHRTTATPKAGRGVVRKNPGVGNGDDEAAELMQQVNVLKLTIEDLEKERDFYFGKLRNIELICQENEGENNPVLQRILDVLYTTDEGFVIPDEGGPQEEQEEY